One segment of Ziziphus jujuba cultivar Dongzao chromosome 12, ASM3175591v1 DNA contains the following:
- the LOC107410511 gene encoding vacuolar-processing enzyme alpha-isozyme-like: MDTSKSCSKFVILAAIICLTIGSWCFTANASRFPSALEDFFHADSGTTTGTFKRWAVLVAGSNGWVNYRHQADICHAYQILKRNGLNDENIIVFMYDDIAHSENNPTPGVIINKPDGNDVYKGVPKDYTGDNANSKNLYAVILGNKAAVKGGSGKVVNSGPNDHIFIYYADHGAVGLIAMPGDGDYVYAKDLVAVLKKKHAAKAYAKMVVYIEACEAGSMFEGLLPKNLNIYATTASNAEENSYAAYCPDESSDLKGGLDTCLGDLYSVSWMEDCDKNDLHKETVGQQYDAVRSRTGNGTDTYSSHVMQYGSTTLRKDFLAAFMATNVLPHKPTSTGETSSPSVSSVVDQRVADLLHLKNKFNSAPIGSQEKLKAKRQLDDEISQRQHVDYSINQIGKLLFGPKKSSKVLNNVRPSGQAVVDDWDCLKKLVRAYEDHCGFLSGYGIKYSRAIANMCNAGVTEEQMVAASMKTCT, from the exons ATGGATACTAGTAAAAGTTGTAGTAAATTTGTTATCCTTGCAGCAATTATATGTTTGACTATTGGGAGCTGGTGCTTCACAGCAAATGCATCCAGGTTCCCCTCAGCTCTGGAGGATTTCTTTCATGCTGATAGTGGCACTACCACTGGAACTTTTAAGAGATGGGCAGTTCTTGTTGCTGGGTCCAACGGCTGGGTGAACTATAGGCATCAG GCTGATATATGTCATGCATATCAAATACTAAAAAGAAATGGACTGAATGATGAAAACATCATTGTTTTCATGTATGATGATATTGCACACAGCGAGAACAACCCAACGCCTGGTGTCATCATCAACAAGCCAGATGGCAACGATGTTTATAAAGGAGTTCCAAAG GATTACACAGGAGACAATGCCAATTCAAAAAATCTGTATGCTGTTATTCTTGGAAATAAGGCTGCTGTGAAAGGAGGTAGCGGGAAGGTTGTGAATAGCGGTCCAAACGAccatattttcatttactatgCTGACCATGGCGCTGTTGGACTAATTG CAATGCCTGGAGATGGAGATTATGTCTATGCTAAAGACCTCGTGGCTGTGCTAAAGAAGAAGCATGCTGCTAAAGCTTACGCAAAAATG gTCGTATACATAGAAGCTTGTGAAGCTGGAAGCATGTTTGAGGGTCTCCTTCCAAAGAATTTAAATATCTACGCAACAACAGCATCAAATGCAGAGGAAAATAGTTATGCAGCATATTGTCCTGATGAATCTTCTGATCTTAAAGGAGGACTAGACACTTGTTTGGGAGACTTGTATAGCGTTTCCTGGATGGAGGATTG CGACAAAAATGATCTGCACAAGGAAACAGTGGGGCAACAATATGACGCA GTTCGAAGCAGAACGGGTAATGGTACTGATACATATAGTTCTCATGTTATGCAATACGGAAGTACAACTCTAAGAAAGGACTTTCTCGCTGCTTTCATGGCAACCAACGTCCTTCCACATAAACCTACTTCCACTGGAGAAACCTCCTCACCGTCAGTCTCAAGTGTTGTTGACCAGCGTGTCGCAGATCTACTTCATCTTAAGAACAAG TTCAACAGCGCTCCTATAGGttctcaagagaagctgaaagcTAAAAGGCAGTTAGATGATGAAATTTCTCAGAGGCAACATGTGGACTACAGCATAAACCAGATAGGGAAGCTTTTGTTTGGACCAAAAAAGAGCTCCAAAGTGTTAAATAATGTCCGACCTTCAGGCCAAGCTGTTGTAGATGATTGGGACTGTCTCAAGAAGCTA GTGAGAGCCTACGAGGATCATTGTGGATTTCTATCAGGATATGGAATCAAATACAGCAGAGCAATAGCCAATATGTGCAATGCTGGGGTTACAGAAGAACAAATGGTTGCAGCATCAATGAAAACTTGTACTTAG
- the LOC107410485 gene encoding vacuolar-processing enzyme-like: MSSHHHHHHHHPQHLSCGTTFLLLLTAIISILTSSIAAEPEPPTPKLNSEPVKPHTPKLKYSEPEPPSVKLNSEPVKPLIPKVNSEQEPPVAMLDFDGGDDGQTGTRWAVLVSGSNSYDNYRHQADVCHAYQVLRRGGLKEENIIVFMYDDIAFNPLNPRPGVIINKPNGPDVYEGVPKDYTGKEVTTANFYAVLLGDRTGLTGGSGKVVDSGPNDHIFIYYADHGGTGVLGMPEGSFVYAKDLVEVLKTKHAANAYKSMVVYIEACESGSIFDHLLPKDLNIYATTAANSHESSFAAYCPGDNPGPSDDFNTCLGDLYSISWLEDCDKHDLSKETLGQQYEVVRRKTANSDLDASSHVMQFGNMNQRNDILFSYVGTNPENANYTSTDINAESSPPTFSKLVDQRDADLLHLRHKFHKAPFGSEEKREAQKQLLKRLSHRKHIDFTINKIAELLFGYWNSKNLLNTVRGPGQPTIEDWDCFKMIVKTYEEWCGPLSYYGMKYARGFANICNSGISVGKIVEATKKTCSKEILV; encoded by the exons ATGAGTtctcaccatcatcatcatcatcatcatcctcagcATCTCAGCTGTGGTACTACATTTCTGCTACTTCTTACTGCCATTATCTCAATTTTGACATCTTCAATTGCAGCAGAGCCAGAGCCACCTACACCAAAGCTGAATTCAGAGCCAGTAAAACCACATACACCAAAGCTGAAATATTCGGAGCCAGAACCACCAAGTGTAAAGCTGAATTCAGAGCCAGTAAAACCACTTATACCAAAGGTGAATTCAGAGCAAGAGCCACCAGTAGCAATGTTGGATTTTGATGGTGGTGATGATGGGCAAACTGGAACAAGATGGGCAGTACTCGTTTCAGGCTCCAATTCTTATGATAACTACAGGCATCAA GCTGATGTGTGCCATGCATATCAAGTATTGAGGAGAGGAGGactgaaagaagaaaatataatagtttTCATGTATGATGATATTGCCTTCAATCCTCTCAATCCCAGGCCTGGTGTCATCATCAACAAGCCAAATGGCCCGGATGTTTATGAAGGAGTTCCAAAa gATTATACAGGAAAGGAAGTTACAACAGCAAATTTCTATGCAGTGTTACTCGGAGATAGAACTGGCCTCACTGGTGGCAGTGGCAAAGTTGTGGATAGTGGTCCAAATGatcatattttcatatattatgcTGATCATGGAGGCACTGGAGTTCTTG GGATGCCTGAAGGTTCTTTCGTTTATGCTAAAGATCTTGTTGAAGTGCTGAAAACTAAGCATGCTGCTAATGCTTACAAAAGCATG GTGGTTTACATTGAAGCATGTGAATCTGGGAGTATATTTGATCACCTGCTTCCAAAGGATTTGAATATCTATGCAACAACAGCAGCAAATTCACATGAGAGtagttttgcagcatattgtcCTGGAGACAATCCTGGCCCTTCTGATGATTTTAATACATGTTTGGGTGACTTGTACAGTATTTCTTGGTTGGAGGATTG TGACAAACATGATTTGAGTAAAGAAACATTGGGTCAACAATATGAAGTG GTTAGAAGAAAAACAGCAAATAGTGATTTGGATGCAAGTTCTCATGTAATGCAGTTTGGGAATATGAATCAAAGAAATGACATCCTCTTCTCTTATGTGGGCACAAATCCTGAAAATGCTAATTACACTTCCACTGACATTAATGCTGAATCTTCCCCACCAACATTCTCAAAGCTTGTTGACCAACGTGACGCAGATCTCCTCCATCTTCGACACAAG TTCCATAAAGCTCCATTTGGTTCTGAGGAGAAGCGTGAAGCCCAAAAGCAACTACTTAAAAGACTTTCTCATAGGAAACACATTGACTTCACCATAAACAAGATTGCGGAGCTTCTGTTTGGATATTGGAATAGTAAAAATCTGTTGAACACTGTTCGGGGTCCTGGGCAACCCACTATAGAGGATTGGGATTGCTTTAAGATGATT GTGAAAACTTATGAGGAATGGTGTGGACCTCTGTCCTACTATGGAATGAAATATGCTCGAGGTTTTGCCAACATATGCAATTCCGGAATTAGCGTGGGAAAAATTGTTGAAGCAACAAAGAAAACTTGTTCTAAGGAAATCCTTGTGTAA
- the LOC107410535 gene encoding pyrophosphate-energized membrane proton pump 3: MMIDELENGSLGPYQDRPRTFPNMRSKAYTPWVFRVLMGINVRVLFVLLLLAFAAVFYVGASTSPIVVFVLSICIISFLFSIYLTKWVLSKDEGPPEMVQISDAIRDGAEGFFRTQYGTISKMAFLLALVILCIYLFRSTTPQQESSSLGRFTSAYITVAAFLLGALCSGIAGYVGMWVSVRANVRVSSAARRSAREALQIAVRAGGFSAMVVVGMAVIGIAILYATFYVWLEVDSPGAMKVTDLPLLLVGYGFGASFVALFAQLGGGIYTKAADVGADLVGKVEQGIPEDDPRNPAVIADLVGDNVGDCAARGADLFESIAAEIISAMILGGSMAQRCKIEDPSGFILFPLVVHSFDLVISSVGVLSIRGTRDSGAKASVEDPMAILQKGYSVTIVLAVLTFGLSTRWLLYTEQAPSAWFNFALCGLVGIITAYAFVLITKYYTDYKHEPVRTLALASSTGHGTNIIAGVSLGLESTALPVLVISVAIISAYWLGQTSGLVDETGNPTGGLFGTAVATMGMLSTAAYVLTMDMFGPIADNAGGIVEMSQQPESVREITDLLDAVGNTTKATTKGFAIGSAALASFLLFSAYMDEVATFAHEPFKQVDIAIPEVFIGGLLGSMLIFLFSAWSCSAVGRTAQEVVNEVRRQFIERPGIMDYKEKPDYGRCVAIVASASLKEMIKPGALAIVSPLAVGFLFRILGHYTGHPLLGAKVVAAMLMFATVSGILMALFLNTAGGAWDNAKKYIETGALGGKGSDCHKAAVTGDTVGDPFKDTAGPSLHVLIKMLATITLVMAPIFL; this comes from the exons ATGATGATCGATGAGTTAGAGAATGGTAGTTTGGGGCCTTACCAGGACAGGCCAAGGACCTTTCCCAACATGCGTAGTAAAGCTTACACCCCGTGG GTATTTCGAGTACTGATGGGAATAAATGTCCGTGTTCTTTTTGTACTCCTGCTTTTGGCCTTTGCAGCGGTCTTTTATGTTGGAGCAAGCACTTCTCCGATTGTTGTGTTTGTCTTATCAATTTGTATTATCAGCTTTCTTTTCTCAATATATCTTACTAAATGGGTACTCTCAAAGGATGAGGGGCCTCCAGAGATGGTTCAG atatCAGATGCAATACGTGATGGAGCTGAAGGCTTCTTCAGGACCCAATATGGGACTATCTCCAAGATGGCATTTTTGCTAGCTCTTGTTATCCTTTGCATATATTTGTTTCGCAGTACAACTCCCCAGCAAGAATCTTCCAGTCTTGGGAG GTTTACTTCTGCATATATCACTGTTGCTGCATTTCTTTTGGGAGCTCTATGCTCAGGTATTGCAGGGTATGTTGGAATGTGGGTGTCTGTTCGTGCAAATGTCCGGGTCTCTAGTGCAGCAAGACGGTCTGCAAGAGAAGCATTGCAG ATAGCTGTTCGTGCTGGTGGTTTTTCTGCTATGGTGGTTGTTGGTATGGCTGTTATTGGCATAGCCATCTTATATGCCACATTTTATGTTTGGCTGGAGGTGGATTCGCCAGGGGCAATGAAGGTTACTGATT TGCCACTTCTTCTTGTTGGATATGGCTTTGGAGCTTCTTTTGTTGCGCTGTTTGCTCAGTTGGGTGGTGGAATATACACAAAAGCAGCCGATGTTGGAGCAGACCTTGTTGGAAAAGTGGAGCAGGGAATCCCCGAAGATGACCCTAGGAATCCTGCTGTGATTGCAGACTTG GTTGGAGACAATGTGGGCGATTGTGCAGCTCGAGGTGCTGACCTTTTTGAAAGTATTGCAGCTGAGATAATCAGTGCTATGATACTTGGGGGATCAATGGCTCAACGTTGTAAAATTGAAG ATCCGTCCGGCTTCATATTGTTCCCTCTTGTTGTTCACTCGTTTGATCTGGTGATATCATCAGTTGGAGTACTGTCAATTAGGGGTACTCGTGATTCTGGTGCAAAGGCTTCTGTGGAGGATCCAATGGCAATTCTTCAGAAAGGATATTCTGTCACTATAGTTTTGGCTGTTCTCACATTTGGCTTG TCTACTCGTTGGTTACTTTACACCGAGCAAGCACCTTCTGCATGGTTTAACTTTGCCTTGTGTGGGTTAGTTGGTATCATCACAGCATATGCTTTTGTATTGATTACCAAGTACTACACTGACTATAAGCATGAGCCTGTACGGACATTAGCTCTTGCAAGTTCCACAGGTCATGGGACTAATATAATTGCTGGAGTTAGTCTGGGTTTGGAGTCAACAGCTCTTCCTGTTCTTGTTATTAGTGTAGCTATTATATCAGCCTACTGGCTGGGGCAGACATCTGGATTGGTAGATGAAACTGGAAATCCAACTGGTGGGCTTTTTGGCACAGCTGTAGCGACAATGGGAATGCTCAGCACTGCTGCCTATGTTCTCACTATGGATATGTTTGGTCCAATAGCTGATAATGCAGGTGGAATTGTAGAGATGAGTCAGCAG CCAGAAAGTGTTCGTGAGATCACTGATCTTCTGGATGCAGTAGGGAACACTACAAAAGCTACCACTAAAGGATTTGCTATCGGATCTGCAGCACTTGCATCTTTCCTTCTGTTTAGTGCTTATATGGATGAGGTAGCTACATTTGCTCATGAGCCTTTTAAGCAG gTTGATATTGCTATTCCAGAAGTTTTTATTGGTGGGTTATTGGGCTCTAtgcttatttttctatttagtgCATGGTCCTGTTCAGCAGTTGGGCGAACTGCTCAAGAAGTTGTTAATGAAGTAAGGAGACAATTTATTGAGAGACCTGGTATAATG GACTACAAGGAGAAGCCCGATTATGGTCGTTGTGTTGCAATTGTAGCATCTGCATCTTTGAAGGAGATGATAAAACCTGGTGCTTTGGCTATTGTTTCACCTCTAGCAGTTG GTTTTTTGTTCCGGATTTTGGGACACTATACCGGGCATCCTCTACTTGGAGCTAAAGTTGTTGCTGCAATGCTGATGTTTGCTACAGTGTCTGGTATTCTTATGGCTCTTTTCCTGAACACAGCAGGTGGTGCCTGGGATAATGCAAAGAAGTACATTGAGACTGGGGCTCTTGGAGGGAAAGGGAGTGATTGCCACAAAGCTGCAGTTACCGGAGATAC TGTTGGAGATCCATTCAAAGATACGGCAGGGCCTTCCCTTCACGTTCTCATCAAAATGCTTGCAACGATAACACTTGTTATGGCTCCTATCTTTCTGTGA
- the LOC107410521 gene encoding uncharacterized protein LOC107410521, translated as MESLPTPNSLPQKPGTAPSQGNKKMKLPSPQELISHYESKGLDSQEASMKVIEDLQAALFRVISSGRGRKDKLLAETSRKIDTTNSRLAILDMKVDSKPGYGQSFALGVASGLTLKGIGSVFPHVIGAISQIWDSARSVTKDSH; from the coding sequence ATGGAAAGCCTGCCAACCCCAAATTCTCTGCCTCAAAAACCAGGCACAGCCCCTTCCCAAgggaacaagaagatgaagcttCCAAGCCCTCAGGAGCTGATATCCCACTACGAATCGAAAGGCCTGGACTCCCAAGAAGCCTCCATGAAGGTCATCGAAGACCTCCAAGCGGCTCTCTTCAGGGTCATTTCTTCAGGCAGAGGCCGAAAGGACAAGCTTCTGGCCGAAACCTCCAGAAAGATCGACACCACCAATAGCCGACTCGCCATTCTTGACATGAAGGTGGATTCCAAACCTGGGTATGGACAAAGTTTCGCTCTTGGGGTCGCTTCTGGGCTGACGTTGAAAGGGATTGGGAGTGTCTTTCCTCATGTTATTGGAGCCATTTCTCAGATTTGGGACTCTGCTCGTAGTGTCACTAAAGATTCTCATTAG